One stretch of Thalassophryne amazonica chromosome 17, fThaAma1.1, whole genome shotgun sequence DNA includes these proteins:
- the LOC117529126 gene encoding histone H2B-like — protein sequence MPEPAKSAPKKGSKKTVTKTAGKGGKKRKRSRKESYAIYVYKVLKQVHPDTGVSSKAMSIMNSFVNDIFERIAAEASRLAHYNKRSTITSREIQTAVPSELMCAFTIKPTALLRATHVCKSANFLYIVV from the coding sequence ATGCCTGAACCAGCGAAGTCAGCGCCCAAGAAAGGCTCCAAGAAAACGGTAACCAAAACCGCCGGTAAAGGAGGCAAGAAGAGAAAGAGGAGCAGGAAGGAGAGTTACGCCATCTATGTGTATAAAGTACTAAAACAGGTCCATCCCGACACGGGCGTTTCTTCCAAGGCCATGAGCATCATGAACTCGTTCGTCAACGACATCTTTGAGCGCATTGCTGCCGAGGCGTCCCGTCTGGCTCACTACAACAAGCGCTCCACCATCACATCCAGGGAGATTCAGACCGCCGTGCCAAGTGAACTGATGTGCGCCTTCACCATCAAACCAACGGCTCTTTTAAGAGCCACACACGTCTGCAAAAGTGCAAATTTTCTATATATTGTCGTTTGA
- the LOC117528899 gene encoding histone H1-like, with the protein MAEEAPAAAAPAKVPKKKPAKAKKVGPSVSDLIVQTVTASKERKGVSLAALKNALAAGGYDVKKNNARVKVAVKSLVTKGKLVQTKGSGASGSFKLSKDTKSKPAAKKSAPKAKKAAAKKPAAAKKPKKVAATKKPAAAKKSPKKVKKPAAAKKAAKSPKKTPKSPKKATKKPAAAKKAPAKKAVKPKTKKAAPKKK; encoded by the coding sequence ATGGCAGAAGAAGCTCCAGCTGCCGCCGCTCCGGCTAAGGTTCCCAAGAAGAAGCCTGCCAAAGCCAAGAAGGTGGGCCCCAGCGTTAGCGACCTCATCGTTCAAACTGTGACGGCGTCCAAGGAGCGGAAAGGTGTGTCTTTAGCTGCCCTCAAAAACGCTCTGGCTGCCGGCGGCTACGACGTCAAGAAGAACAATGCTCGTGTCAAGGTGGCCGTCAAGAGTCTGGTGACTAAAGGCAAGCTTGTCCAGACCAAGGGCTCCGGGGCGTCCGGCTCATTCAAGTTGAGCAAAGACACCAAGTCTAAACCGGCTGCCAAGAAAAGTGCTCCCAAAGCTAAGAAGGCCGCCGCCAAGAAACCAGCAGCGGCCAAGAAACCCAAGaaagttgcagcaacaaaaaaGCCTGCCGCCGCCAAGAAGTCCCCGAAGAAGGTGAAGAAGCCTGCAGCGGCAAAGAAAGCAGCTAAGAGTCCCAAGAAGACACCCAAGAGTCCGAAGAAGGCCACGAAAAAGCCCGCTGCAGCCAAGAAAGCTCCAGCAAAGAAGGCCGTCAAACCCAAAACTAAGAAGGCAGCGCCCAAGAAAAAGTGA